The Candidatus Bathyarchaeia archaeon genome contains a region encoding:
- a CDS encoding APC family permease, with the protein MIDEKVPQQRVALKPSLGLWDATAISVGAVIGAGIYVVVGIAAGYAGSALAVSMVLAALVSVFTALSFCELTAWQPLEGSIYEYAYQLISPLAGFLTGWMWMISNTFAGAAVALGFASYLHALFPVFPPSWTAALLCLVFTVLNFVGIRQSALLNNILVAAKLGILGFFAVYGAFHIELSNFAGFNPFQLGVLYAAFYIFFAYGGFARVAVVAEEVKDAKKNVPRAILLSLLISTAVYVLVGIVAVGLVGASRLAGSNSPLTEAIKATGNALAAYTVSAGGLIATASVLLTAILGVSRVMYAMARRRDLPQSLSRLHPAFNTPHYAVWITGAAMTMLVLFVDLTRVVAVSTFALLFYYTLANIAALKIKNHKRYYPKALSALGAATCLTFLTTTLPIKPEAWITGTATLALGALYYWVKNEIRKYGKGNIKLTRAPWSNLT; encoded by the coding sequence TTGATTGATGAAAAGGTTCCTCAACAGCGTGTCGCACTTAAGCCCTCTCTGGGTTTGTGGGATGCCACTGCTATAAGTGTTGGCGCCGTGATAGGGGCTGGTATCTATGTTGTGGTTGGGATTGCCGCCGGCTATGCGGGTTCGGCTTTGGCTGTTTCCATGGTTCTGGCGGCTTTGGTTTCGGTTTTTACGGCTTTAAGCTTCTGTGAGTTAACGGCTTGGCAGCCATTGGAGGGCAGCATTTACGAGTATGCCTACCAACTGATTTCGCCTTTGGCTGGCTTCCTGACGGGTTGGATGTGGATGATCTCTAACACGTTTGCGGGCGCAGCGGTAGCCTTGGGTTTCGCCAGCTATTTGCACGCGTTGTTTCCGGTTTTTCCGCCAAGCTGGACTGCTGCACTGCTTTGCCTAGTCTTCACGGTGCTCAATTTTGTGGGGATCCGCCAGTCCGCCCTATTGAATAACATTCTTGTGGCGGCTAAACTTGGCATTCTGGGGTTTTTCGCTGTTTACGGAGCCTTTCACATAGAACTTTCAAACTTCGCGGGGTTCAATCCTTTCCAGCTTGGAGTTTTGTATGCAGCCTTCTACATTTTCTTTGCTTACGGCGGCTTTGCCCGAGTGGCAGTCGTCGCCGAAGAAGTTAAAGACGCGAAGAAAAACGTGCCAAGGGCGATTCTGTTGTCTCTTTTAATCTCCACGGCGGTTTACGTGCTTGTGGGTATTGTAGCCGTGGGACTTGTGGGCGCGTCTAGGCTTGCTGGGTCAAATTCGCCCTTAACAGAAGCCATAAAAGCTACGGGCAACGCTTTGGCAGCCTACACCGTGTCTGCGGGCGGATTAATCGCCACTGCTAGTGTCTTATTAACCGCCATACTGGGCGTTTCGAGGGTGATGTATGCCATGGCTAGGAGACGCGACTTGCCCCAGAGCCTTAGTAGGCTTCACCCCGCCTTCAACACGCCCCACTATGCGGTCTGGATCACTGGAGCCGCCATGACCATGCTGGTTTTATTCGTGGATTTAACAAGAGTTGTAGCAGTAAGCACCTTCGCCCTACTATTCTACTACACACTAGCCAACATTGCAGCCCTAAAAATAAAAAACCACAAGAGATACTATCCAAAAGCCCTTTCTGCTCTTGGAGCGGCCACATGCCTAACATTCCTAACAACAACACTACCAATAAAACCAGAGGCATGGATAACAGGAACAGCAACCCTAGCTCTAGGCGCCCTCTATTACTGGGTTAAGAATGAAATTAGAAAATATGGGAAAGGGAACATAAAACTTACAAGAGCACCATGGAGTAATTTAACATAA
- the hdrA2 gene encoding CoB-CoM heterodisulfide reductase HdrA2 → MAEKSENQTQQKPEELRIGVFICHCGLNIAGVLDIKELVEFAKTLPDVVFVKDNRYTCADPGQEEIRKAIKEHRLNRVVVAACSPRMHEVTFRRTVSEAGLNPYLFEMANIREFSSWCHPSTPKEATEKAKDLIKMAVAKARLLMPLQTIEVPVTNKALVIGGGIAGINAALDLAEMGFKVYLLEKSESIGGHMAQLDKTFPTLDCSICIEGPRMVDVGRHPNIEIISYADLLSVSGFIGNFKVRIRKNPRYVIAEKCTGCGECKDVCPIEYPNEWDMGLGTRKAISVPFDQAVPLVYTINRDYCIECYKCVDACGARQAINFDQKPEEIELEVGAIIVATGYDIYLPYDNPLYGYGKYANVITSLEFERLILAAGPTGGKVVRASDGQKPHSVAFIQCVGSRDTNKYPYCSNFCCMYTLKHVVQLKEKYKEDIEVYVFYMDMRTNFKGFEEFYQRARELGVNFIRGRVSRIFEDPKTKNLIIHAEDANLGMPIEVEAEMVVLATAAIPKKGSDEIARILNLTRGADGFFMESHPKLKPLDSPTDGIFLAGACQGPKDIPYSVSQGCGAAARAATILSKKTWKIEPIIAVVDASRCRNVTAKCGICAERCPYGAIKIEEKKPAQVITAMCHGCGTCAAECPADAIQQMHFTDAQILAQLRAALEKDPEDKILAFLCNWCSYAGADLAGTSRFEYPPTIRPIRVMCSGRVDRDFVLEAFRLGAGMVLVAACHLPYDCHYISGNWKMKARMDALAPMLHKLGLSPERFRVEYISAAEGVKFAELIREMTEQMRALGKERIKAENEKLRPILENMLKRKEKR, encoded by the coding sequence ATGGCGGAGAAAAGTGAAAATCAAACCCAGCAGAAGCCCGAAGAGCTTCGCATAGGCGTTTTTATTTGCCACTGCGGCTTGAACATTGCCGGTGTATTGGACATTAAAGAGCTTGTTGAGTTTGCCAAAACACTTCCAGATGTTGTTTTCGTGAAGGACAACCGCTATACATGCGCTGACCCGGGGCAGGAGGAGATTCGCAAAGCCATTAAGGAGCATAGGCTTAACCGTGTTGTGGTGGCTGCTTGTTCGCCGCGCATGCATGAGGTGACTTTTAGGCGGACTGTTTCGGAGGCTGGTTTAAATCCCTACCTGTTTGAGATGGCGAACATCCGCGAGTTCTCTTCATGGTGTCATCCCAGCACGCCGAAGGAAGCCACGGAAAAAGCTAAAGATCTCATCAAGATGGCTGTTGCGAAGGCTAGGCTGCTCATGCCACTGCAAACCATTGAAGTGCCCGTCACCAACAAGGCGCTGGTTATCGGCGGAGGCATAGCTGGCATAAACGCGGCTTTAGACTTGGCTGAAATGGGCTTCAAGGTCTACCTCCTAGAAAAGAGCGAAAGCATAGGCGGGCACATGGCGCAGTTGGACAAAACCTTTCCAACATTAGACTGTTCCATATGCATTGAAGGTCCAAGGATGGTGGATGTGGGGCGGCATCCCAACATCGAAATCATTTCATATGCCGATTTACTCAGCGTTAGCGGCTTCATAGGCAACTTTAAGGTTCGCATCAGGAAGAACCCACGCTACGTTATTGCCGAAAAATGCACTGGCTGCGGCGAATGCAAGGACGTCTGCCCCATAGAGTATCCAAATGAGTGGGATATGGGGCTTGGCACTAGAAAGGCTATATCCGTGCCCTTTGACCAGGCTGTGCCCCTTGTTTACACGATTAACCGCGACTACTGCATCGAATGTTATAAGTGTGTGGATGCGTGTGGCGCTAGGCAAGCCATAAACTTTGACCAGAAGCCCGAGGAAATAGAGCTTGAGGTGGGCGCCATAATTGTGGCAACCGGCTACGACATTTACCTGCCCTACGACAACCCGCTATATGGCTATGGAAAATATGCAAACGTTATAACCTCCCTAGAATTTGAGAGGCTTATTTTAGCGGCTGGTCCAACGGGCGGAAAGGTTGTGCGAGCCTCCGACGGACAGAAGCCCCACAGTGTGGCGTTCATTCAATGCGTTGGCTCCCGGGACACCAACAAGTATCCATACTGCTCAAACTTCTGCTGTATGTACACTCTTAAGCATGTCGTCCAGCTTAAGGAGAAGTACAAGGAGGACATTGAGGTCTACGTTTTCTACATGGACATGCGCACCAACTTCAAGGGCTTTGAAGAGTTTTACCAGCGTGCCCGCGAGCTTGGCGTAAACTTCATTCGCGGCAGAGTTAGCCGCATATTCGAGGATCCGAAAACAAAGAACCTGATAATCCATGCGGAAGACGCGAATTTAGGCATGCCCATTGAAGTGGAGGCGGAAATGGTTGTTTTGGCGACAGCTGCCATTCCCAAGAAGGGCAGCGATGAAATAGCCCGCATCCTAAACTTGACGCGTGGCGCGGACGGCTTCTTTATGGAGAGCCACCCGAAGCTCAAGCCTCTAGACTCGCCGACGGACGGCATATTCTTGGCTGGGGCATGCCAGGGACCTAAGGACATTCCCTATAGTGTTTCGCAAGGCTGTGGTGCAGCAGCTAGAGCCGCCACCATCCTCTCAAAGAAGACTTGGAAGATTGAACCTATTATCGCTGTTGTGGATGCAAGCCGATGCAGAAACGTCACGGCGAAATGCGGCATTTGTGCTGAGCGTTGTCCTTACGGCGCCATAAAAATCGAGGAGAAGAAGCCAGCCCAGGTAATCACTGCCATGTGCCATGGCTGCGGTACATGCGCCGCCGAATGCCCAGCCGACGCAATCCAGCAAATGCACTTCACCGACGCGCAGATACTGGCGCAGCTCCGCGCAGCCTTAGAGAAAGACCCAGAAGACAAGATTCTGGCTTTCCTCTGCAATTGGTGCAGCTATGCAGGCGCCGACCTAGCTGGAACAAGCCGCTTCGAGTATCCGCCCACCATCCGCCCAATCCGCGTCATGTGCTCCGGCAGGGTGGACCGCGACTTCGTCCTAGAAGCGTTCAGGCTTGGAGCTGGCATGGTGCTTGTGGCGGCATGCCACCTACCCTACGACTGCCACTACATCAGCGGAAACTGGAAAATGAAAGCCCGCATGGACGCCCTAGCGCCAATGCTCCACAAGCTAGGCTTAAGCCCAGAACGCTTCCGCGTAGAATACATCTCAGCGGCGGAAGGCGTAAAATTTGCAGAGCTAATCCGCGAAATGACGGAACAAATGCGAGCCCTAGGAAAAGAACGCATAAAAGCAGAAAATGAAAAGCTCCGTCCCATCCTAGAAAACATGCTCAAACGCAAAGAAAAACGCTAA
- a CDS encoding methyltransferase domain-containing protein gives MDGWSQKRSIMRRYNVTAKSYDELYAAEQKMKIEAALEKVRVNGDSLVLDCGCGTGLLFEYVADKAQAVVGLDFSRGVLDGAKKRAKKFRNVHLVLADADYTPFKSHVFSHVFAVTLLQNMPNPEETLAELRRVSRENAVMVITGLKKKFSMESFEDLLRKLKLNIVEIVGRDEALKCYVAVCMRG, from the coding sequence ATGGACGGTTGGAGCCAGAAACGCAGTATCATGCGACGCTATAATGTAACGGCGAAATCTTATGATGAACTGTATGCTGCTGAGCAGAAGATGAAGATTGAGGCTGCCCTTGAAAAGGTTAGGGTGAACGGCGACAGCTTAGTCCTGGACTGCGGTTGTGGAACGGGTTTGCTGTTTGAGTATGTGGCAGATAAAGCCCAAGCAGTTGTGGGGTTAGACTTTTCTAGGGGCGTTTTAGATGGGGCTAAGAAGCGGGCTAAAAAGTTCCGTAATGTGCATCTGGTTTTGGCTGATGCGGACTATACACCCTTCAAAAGTCATGTTTTCAGCCACGTTTTCGCTGTGACTTTGCTTCAGAACATGCCGAATCCGGAGGAAACCCTTGCTGAGCTTAGGAGGGTTTCACGTGAAAATGCTGTCATGGTGATTACCGGTTTGAAGAAGAAATTTTCCATGGAATCTTTTGAGGACTTATTGCGTAAGCTTAAGTTAAACATAGTTGAAATTGTGGGCAGGGACGAAGCGCTCAAATGTTATGTAGCCGTCTGCATGAGGGGTTAA
- a CDS encoding 4Fe-4S dicluster domain-containing protein, translated as MPLKTLKRENAETLTLEWILHVKNYRLTLNRKLCVGCEICSLACPKEAIKLVKQPKGVDGKAQRARVDITLEKCNFCGVCDVLCPYGAIKVTVNGEHLLNVVEKGSFPTLIRDIQVNAAKCPVGCVECEKACPLNLIKVSWQTPDGKTIIDIGSLSERERGGLKVNVEVDREKCPCCRVCEFKCPEGLLRVRKAFYGVIRIHQEKCPEGCRDCLDVCPITGALYLSESDKKVYVNEAFCVYCGACKIVCPVSGAIELMRTKIMHTPVRSGAWNKALERLTSPLEMTKELKARGLRRALDSVERRFGWRVP; from the coding sequence TTGCCTCTAAAAACCTTGAAGAGGGAGAATGCGGAAACCCTAACGTTGGAGTGGATTTTACACGTAAAAAATTATCGGCTGACCCTTAACCGGAAGCTCTGTGTTGGATGTGAAATCTGCAGTCTCGCATGTCCAAAGGAAGCCATAAAACTTGTGAAGCAACCCAAAGGCGTGGATGGCAAAGCTCAGAGAGCGAGGGTTGACATAACCCTTGAAAAATGCAATTTCTGTGGAGTATGTGATGTCCTCTGCCCCTATGGCGCCATAAAAGTGACTGTCAACGGGGAACACTTGCTAAATGTTGTGGAGAAGGGAAGCTTTCCAACTCTTATCCGCGACATCCAAGTGAACGCTGCCAAATGCCCTGTGGGATGTGTGGAATGCGAGAAAGCTTGCCCGCTCAACCTTATCAAGGTGTCATGGCAAACACCGGACGGCAAAACCATCATTGACATCGGTAGTTTATCCGAGAGGGAACGTGGGGGATTGAAAGTTAACGTAGAAGTGGATAGGGAGAAGTGTCCATGCTGTCGAGTTTGCGAGTTCAAATGTCCTGAAGGATTACTCCGTGTACGCAAAGCCTTCTATGGTGTGATTCGCATTCACCAGGAAAAGTGTCCAGAAGGCTGTAGGGACTGCTTGGATGTTTGCCCGATAACCGGGGCGCTTTACCTCTCCGAAAGCGACAAGAAGGTATATGTGAATGAAGCTTTCTGCGTTTATTGCGGAGCATGTAAAATTGTTTGCCCTGTGAGTGGGGCTATTGAATTGATGAGAACGAAGATTATGCATACGCCTGTCCGCTCTGGGGCTTGGAACAAAGCCTTGGAGCGCTTAACATCCCCCCTTGAAATGACGAAGGAGTTGAAGGCTAGGGGACTTCGGAGGGCTTTAGATTCTGTGGAGCGAAGGTTCGGTTGGAGGGTGCCATGA
- the nucS gene encoding endonuclease NucS has product MELSNSKPLVVSVNPNIEEAEKIVREALSQRKMLLVIGNCWVHYHGRASSKLEPGERVLIIKEDGSLLVHRSVGYEPVNWQPPGCIFHTKTSNKVLEIHAVRQKPPETVQVFFDKVYMASALNLRDTGEFALYASEEDMQKAILAEPSLLEEDFKPISFEKKVEPGFVDVYGIDKNGRLVVVEIKRRTAGKEAVLQLAKYIWAVKTRTNREVRGILVAPNIAKDTQRLLETLGLEFKALNPKKCAEILKRAETRGLEAYFREENPS; this is encoded by the coding sequence GTGGAATTGTCAAACTCCAAGCCCCTAGTGGTTTCAGTTAACCCAAACATTGAAGAAGCAGAGAAGATTGTTAGGGAAGCCCTATCCCAACGCAAAATGCTGCTTGTAATTGGGAACTGCTGGGTTCACTACCATGGGAGAGCCTCCTCAAAACTTGAGCCGGGCGAACGCGTCCTCATCATAAAGGAGGATGGGTCGCTTCTTGTCCACCGTTCCGTAGGCTATGAGCCCGTCAACTGGCAACCGCCCGGCTGCATATTCCACACAAAGACAAGCAACAAGGTCTTGGAGATTCACGCTGTTAGGCAGAAGCCTCCTGAAACTGTTCAAGTCTTCTTTGACAAAGTCTACATGGCTTCAGCCCTGAACCTAAGGGATACAGGTGAATTCGCCCTATACGCCAGCGAAGAGGACATGCAGAAAGCCATCCTCGCTGAGCCCTCGCTTTTAGAAGAGGACTTTAAGCCCATAAGCTTCGAGAAGAAGGTGGAGCCGGGCTTCGTGGACGTTTACGGCATAGACAAAAATGGGCGGCTCGTGGTTGTGGAGATTAAACGCAGAACAGCCGGGAAAGAGGCAGTCTTGCAGCTTGCCAAATACATTTGGGCTGTTAAAACCCGCACAAACCGTGAAGTGCGCGGGATCCTCGTGGCGCCAAACATAGCTAAAGACACGCAGAGGCTGCTGGAAACATTGGGGCTCGAATTCAAGGCTTTAAACCCGAAAAAGTGTGCCGAAATCCTGAAGAGGGCGGAAACAAGGGGGCTTGAAGCCTATTTTAGGGAGGAAAACCCGTCATGA